The Megalops cyprinoides isolate fMegCyp1 chromosome 19, fMegCyp1.pri, whole genome shotgun sequence genome has a window encoding:
- the LOC118794935 gene encoding neurexophilin-1-like yields MMRSKHGFILLLLNGTACLLALGQEDQSTSHKGDSSEQPKSVGVLDGQGLSPLGRWMLHTKSRAANTTGLELPYRPPVPLSKQDFWEMLGSDLRPDGSASRAKRHPIVKTGKFKKMFGWGDFYSNIKTVRLNLLITGKIVDHGNGTFSVYFRHNSTGQGNISVSLVPPVKAVEFDLERQSVVYPKDSKIFNCRVDYEKVDRNKKTSLCNYDPSKTCFQEQTQSHVSWICSKPFKVICIYISFYSTDYRLVQKVCPDYNYHNEMPYLPSG; encoded by the exons ATGATGCGTTCCAAACACGGCTTCATCTTGCTGCTTCTGAATGGGACAGCTTGCTTG ctggcTCTGGGACAGGAAGACCAGTCCACAAGCCACAAAGGTGACTCTAGTGAGCAGCCGAAGTCAGTGGGTGTCCTTGATGGGCAGGGCCTTTCTCCCCTGGGCCGCTGGATGCTGCACACCAAGAGTCGGGCGGCCAACACCACAGGGCTGGAGCTGCCTTACCGCCCCCCAGTGCCCCTGTCCAAGCAGGACTTCTGGGAGATGCTGGGCAGTGACCTGCGGCCGGACGGCAGCGCCTCCCGGGCCAAGCGACACCCCATCGTCAAGACGGGCAAGTTCAAGAAGATGTTCGGCTGGGGCGACTTCTACTCCAACATCAAGACGGTGCGTCTCAACCTGCTGATCACCGGCAAGATCGTGGACCACGGCAACGGCACCTTCAGCGTCTACTTCCGCCACAACTCCACGGGCCAGGGCAACATCTCCGTCAGCCTGGTGCCACCCGTCAAGGCGGTGGAGTTCGACCTGGAGCGCCAGAGCGTGGTCTACCCCAAGGACTCCAAGATCTTCAACTGCCGGGTGGACTACGAGAAGGTGGACCGCAACAAGAAGACCTCGCTCTGCAACTACGACCCGTCCAAGACCTGCTTCCAGGAGCAGACACAAAGCCACGTCTCCTGGATCTGCTCCAAGCCCTTCAAGGTCATCTGCATCTACATCTCCTTCTACAGCACGGACTACCGCCTGGTCCAGAAGGTCTGCCCTGACTACAACTACCACAACGAGATGCCCTACCTGCCCTCAGGGTAG